In one Erythrobacteraceae bacterium WH01K genomic region, the following are encoded:
- a CDS encoding DUF11 domain-containing protein, translating into MMLIALAVSLLANGTAHAQSTATVDWTTLGAPSAGALPSPSTATASDSTTTATVTYAMAASGTAPTPILPTFVSYYDPVFGTIAGSLLMNFDNPAYDPNDKLTTTVSLNRAVTGLQFTVTDIDANAWVDAVEVQYDTGDGTWRNAADNTAFYTAGGAATRTNNTIVNGWRGTANVATTSTAGNIAFNFGNTLVRRVRVVYFSYTGTGDPGGQAAGLSDLTFNRAFANLSLTKTLLTATPTTGNSATFRLTLTNGASSSLSATNVRVRDTLPTGFVFTSASGTGSFNATTGVWTPGTVGRNQSVSIDLTGTVTATSGATITNRAEVTASDQFDPDSTPNNNSVTEDDYATANLTVGGGRVAGIPPTLVCPNQTILFDWDPVNWTAGSTNNSYALGTLGQIGFSLTNDGAWVNIAAFGGQSPAKQNTFTGGILPSEFSLALVVDQPSQSARATTTIALPDIMRGAQFRIFDVDSNPGQFADLVVVEGRYKGATVLPTLTNGVSNYIIGNTAYGDGASDNPSANGNVVVTFSQPIDTIIIRYGNHSAAPADPGLQGIALHDITFCRPTTTLVTEKTSRVLTDGIADNEAEFFIPGATVEYCLLVTNTGESRATNIQMNDSLPAQLTYVAGTLRSGSNCADAATVEDDDATGADETDPYGASFATGAVIGTAPALAPAASFAVKFEATID; encoded by the coding sequence ATGATGCTGATTGCTCTTGCCGTATCGCTGCTGGCGAACGGCACGGCTCATGCCCAGTCCACAGCAACCGTAGACTGGACGACCCTCGGTGCGCCCAGCGCAGGCGCATTACCGAGCCCGTCCACCGCAACGGCAAGCGACAGCACGACGACGGCAACCGTCACTTACGCCATGGCGGCCAGCGGAACCGCGCCGACGCCCATCCTGCCGACCTTCGTGTCCTATTACGATCCGGTCTTCGGGACGATTGCCGGCTCGCTGCTGATGAACTTCGACAATCCGGCCTACGATCCCAATGACAAGCTGACGACGACCGTCTCCCTCAACCGGGCAGTCACGGGCCTGCAATTCACGGTAACCGATATCGACGCTAACGCCTGGGTCGATGCAGTCGAGGTGCAATACGACACGGGTGACGGTACCTGGCGCAATGCCGCGGACAACACCGCATTCTACACCGCTGGCGGAGCCGCGACGCGAACCAACAATACGATTGTCAACGGTTGGCGAGGGACCGCAAACGTAGCTACGACTTCCACGGCTGGGAACATCGCCTTCAACTTCGGCAATACGCTCGTACGGCGGGTCAGGGTCGTCTATTTCAGCTATACGGGGACCGGGGATCCGGGCGGCCAGGCTGCCGGCCTGAGCGATCTGACCTTCAACCGCGCCTTTGCCAACCTTTCGCTGACGAAGACCTTGCTGACCGCTACGCCCACCACGGGCAACAGCGCCACGTTCCGCCTGACGCTGACCAATGGCGCGTCATCCAGTCTCTCGGCAACCAATGTCCGGGTGCGCGATACGCTGCCGACCGGATTTGTCTTCACGTCGGCAAGCGGTACGGGCTCGTTCAATGCGACTACGGGCGTGTGGACGCCGGGGACCGTCGGCCGCAACCAGAGCGTCAGCATCGATCTCACCGGCACAGTCACGGCGACGAGTGGCGCGACGATCACGAACCGCGCCGAGGTTACCGCCAGTGACCAGTTCGATCCCGATTCGACGCCGAACAACAATTCCGTGACCGAGGACGATTACGCGACAGCGAACCTGACCGTGGGCGGGGGCCGTGTGGCGGGCATTCCGCCGACGCTCGTCTGCCCGAACCAGACGATCCTGTTCGACTGGGATCCGGTAAACTGGACTGCCGGCAGCACAAACAACAGCTACGCGCTCGGCACGCTTGGACAGATCGGCTTCTCGCTGACGAACGACGGGGCCTGGGTCAATATTGCGGCTTTCGGCGGGCAGTCTCCGGCCAAGCAGAATACCTTCACCGGAGGGATCCTGCCGAGTGAGTTTTCCCTGGCCCTGGTCGTGGACCAACCATCGCAGTCAGCGCGTGCGACTACCACGATTGCGCTTCCGGACATCATGCGCGGCGCACAGTTCCGTATCTTCGATGTCGACAGCAACCCCGGACAGTTCGCCGACCTCGTCGTGGTGGAGGGCCGATACAAGGGCGCGACCGTGCTACCGACGCTCACCAATGGCGTTTCCAACTACATCATCGGCAATACGGCCTATGGTGACGGCGCGTCGGACAACCCTTCGGCGAACGGCAATGTCGTCGTCACCTTCTCGCAACCGATCGACACCATCATCATCAGGTACGGAAACCATTCCGCAGCACCGGCCGATCCCGGCCTGCAGGGTATCGCATTGCATGACATCACGTTCTGCCGTCCGACGACCACTCTGGTGACGGAAAAAACCAGCCGCGTTCTGACCGATGGGATTGCTGATAACGAAGCGGAGTTTTTCATCCCCGGCGCCACGGTCGAATACTGCCTTCTCGTCACCAACACCGGTGAATCGCGTGCGACCAATATCCAGATGAACGACAGTCTGCCGGCCCAGCTCACCTATGTCGCGGGTACCTTGCGCTCGGGTTCCAACTGCGCCGATGCAGCCACTGTAGAGGACGATGATGCCACAGGCGCGGACGAGACCGATCCCTATGGCGCCTCTTTCGCAACAGGGGCCGTCATCGGCACTGCACCCGCACTGGCTCCCGCTGCAAGCTTCGCGGTGAAGTTCGAAGCGACCATCGACTAG
- a CDS encoding lytic murein transglycosylase gives MKFKRLLLALSAFTLAAPVVPATAQDMSFDAYLQILIARARAEGVSEGTLQRMTQGLTPNMRVIELDQAQPGSPQRSGYPALQPYLDTHVNPTRIANGQRTFASTRSIGQSVEAQYGVPHEILTAIWGHETNYGSYRGNFDLARSLATLAWEGRRRELFSGEFVALMKVADKGYSRSDLVGSWAGAFGNPQFLPSVYLRLATDGDGDGRANIFTNQADTLASIARYFKDSGWRTGQPWGVRASVPAGFDFDRVDNEVYAPVCDRVHERHSQWKPVSEWRNLGVRPQSYLADNVMASLFQPDGPGTRAWLLTSNYRVILEYNCSNYYAMSVGLLADEIAR, from the coding sequence ATGAAATTCAAGCGCCTGCTCCTCGCCCTGTCCGCGTTCACTCTTGCCGCGCCGGTTGTCCCCGCAACGGCGCAGGACATGTCCTTCGACGCCTACCTTCAGATCCTGATCGCCCGCGCCCGGGCGGAAGGGGTCAGCGAAGGGACGCTCCAACGCATGACGCAGGGCCTGACGCCGAACATGCGCGTGATCGAGCTCGACCAGGCGCAGCCGGGATCGCCGCAGCGCAGCGGCTATCCTGCGCTGCAGCCTTACCTCGACACCCACGTGAACCCGACGCGGATTGCCAACGGCCAACGCACCTTCGCATCGACCCGCAGCATCGGACAGTCTGTGGAGGCGCAATACGGCGTTCCGCACGAAATCCTGACCGCGATCTGGGGTCACGAGACCAATTACGGCTCCTATCGCGGCAATTTCGACCTCGCACGGTCGCTTGCGACGCTGGCCTGGGAAGGGCGTCGGCGCGAACTCTTCAGCGGAGAATTCGTCGCCCTGATGAAAGTGGCGGACAAGGGCTATTCGCGCAGCGACCTCGTTGGAAGCTGGGCCGGTGCGTTCGGCAATCCGCAATTCCTGCCGAGTGTGTATCTGAGACTGGCTACCGATGGCGATGGCGACGGACGAGCCAATATCTTTACAAACCAGGCCGACACGCTCGCCTCGATCGCGCGTTATTTCAAGGATTCCGGCTGGCGTACCGGGCAGCCGTGGGGCGTGCGCGCCAGCGTTCCCGCAGGGTTCGATTTCGACCGCGTGGACAACGAGGTTTATGCCCCCGTCTGCGATCGCGTTCACGAGCGTCACAGCCAGTGGAAGCCGGTGTCCGAATGGCGCAATCTCGGCGTCCGGCCGCAATCCTATCTCGCCGATAACGTCATGGCTTCGCTCTTCCAGCCCGACGGTCCGGGTACCCGCGCATGGCTCTTAACCTCAAATTATCGGGTTATCCTCGAATATAACTGCTCTAATTACTACGCCATGAGTGTGGGGCTGTTAGCTGATGAGATTGCTCGATAA
- a CDS encoding SPOR domain-containing protein yields MRLLDNAVRKGLIIGLAIGLAACGRGGAEPLSLASTRAATPQSATLGPAADYPQIIGEPYSAGGKLYTPADVLSYDSVGYAITDQTAGSGVEVAHKTLPYPSYVEVTSLETGTTILARVTSRGPMTSDHMVALSREAAAQLGAGENEAVRVRRVNPPEHERAELRAGSRVAQRLEVPKALVSVLREKLPASGSASLRSPAADAARMASATELPSTTPVAIAPSAAAKPPAGADQPEALASSFDRAFSPAARQDANRSYPLPPLTRTAAPAVTSAPTPVAMPQRPVVVAKQDAEVANFDLAASQMPTATTSAPPQATTGDTLAASQGFVIQAAAFSNKGNAERAASSLDGFVRKAGRYYRVRTGPYATRGQAEAALAKVRAAGYSDARVFTAG; encoded by the coding sequence ATGAGATTGCTCGATAATGCCGTTCGCAAGGGACTGATAATCGGTCTGGCCATCGGCCTCGCCGCCTGCGGGCGGGGAGGGGCCGAACCACTGTCTCTCGCAAGCACGCGCGCTGCGACGCCGCAGTCAGCAACGCTTGGTCCGGCCGCCGACTACCCGCAGATCATCGGCGAACCCTATAGCGCGGGGGGCAAGCTCTATACGCCCGCCGATGTGCTGAGCTACGATTCGGTAGGCTATGCCATAACCGACCAGACCGCCGGTTCGGGCGTGGAGGTCGCGCACAAGACGCTGCCTTATCCAAGCTATGTCGAGGTGACTTCGCTGGAAACCGGCACGACGATCCTCGCCCGGGTAACATCGCGCGGCCCCATGACGTCCGATCACATGGTCGCGCTGTCGCGCGAAGCCGCTGCGCAGCTTGGTGCCGGGGAGAACGAGGCCGTTCGTGTTCGCCGGGTCAATCCGCCGGAGCACGAGCGGGCCGAACTGCGGGCCGGCAGTCGTGTCGCGCAGCGGCTCGAAGTGCCCAAGGCGCTTGTCAGCGTCCTGCGCGAGAAACTGCCAGCGAGCGGCTCGGCAAGCCTGCGTTCGCCTGCTGCCGATGCTGCGCGGATGGCCTCTGCGACAGAACTGCCATCAACGACCCCGGTCGCAATCGCGCCGAGCGCCGCGGCCAAACCGCCGGCCGGAGCAGATCAGCCCGAAGCTCTCGCCTCCAGTTTCGATCGCGCCTTTTCTCCGGCTGCACGTCAGGATGCGAACCGTTCCTATCCGCTTCCGCCCCTGACCCGAACCGCTGCACCGGCGGTGACGTCCGCACCAACACCCGTCGCGATGCCGCAGCGTCCCGTCGTGGTTGCAAAACAGGACGCAGAGGTTGCCAATTTCGACCTAGCGGCCTCGCAGATGCCTACTGCGACCACATCGGCACCCCCACAAGCCACGACAGGTGACACGCTCGCCGCTTCCCAAGGCTTCGTCATTCAGGCCGCCGCATTCTCGAACAAGGGGAATGCGGAGCGTGCTGCCAGCAGCCTCGACGGTTTCGTCCGCAAGGCCGGTCGTTATTACCGTGTCCGCACCGGCCCCTACGCAACCCGTGGACAGGCCGAGGCAGCGCTCGCCAAGGTGCGCGCTGCCGGTTATAGCGATGCGCGAGTATTTACCGCAGGATAG
- a CDS encoding D-alanyl-D-alanine carboxypeptidase, with amino-acid sequence MALLGASPSHAQGQRELTPPTAQDIPIALMLDLSSNQILLSREADRRFVPASITKVMTAFTAFQLMEAGRIVPNQRMAVSDETFEEWSGKGSSMFVPRGAIIPVDQLLMGITTVSANDGSVVLAEGTLGSVEEWVSRMNAEAHAIGMRDSRFGTPNGWPDAGFTFTTAEDLARLAKAILTRHPAKFRRYFGHRGMEFNGIAQDNHDPISGIVDGADGFKTGFTNQAGYGFLGTAERGGRRLVMVVAGADRSGIRDRAARDLLEWGFDAFESRRLLGQGSSVGTARIQDGEEKDVGLATQGPVRIAVPAGSDADVSLSVVYRGPVPAPVTEGEEIAKLRIDVEGLQPAYVPLVATRSVAQAGFLSRISNAFAGLLS; translated from the coding sequence ATGGCGCTGCTGGGCGCTTCGCCTTCGCATGCACAGGGACAGCGCGAGCTGACGCCTCCGACGGCTCAGGACATTCCCATCGCCCTGATGCTGGATCTTTCGAGCAACCAGATATTGCTCTCGCGCGAGGCGGATCGACGCTTCGTGCCGGCCTCGATAACAAAGGTGATGACCGCCTTCACAGCGTTTCAGCTGATGGAAGCCGGGCGCATCGTACCGAACCAGCGCATGGCGGTATCGGACGAAACGTTCGAGGAGTGGAGCGGGAAGGGGTCCAGCATGTTCGTGCCCCGCGGTGCGATCATCCCGGTGGACCAGCTCCTGATGGGTATTACCACCGTTTCTGCCAATGACGGCTCGGTCGTCTTGGCGGAGGGTACTCTCGGCTCTGTAGAAGAATGGGTCTCGCGGATGAACGCCGAAGCCCACGCCATCGGTATGCGCGACAGCCGCTTCGGCACGCCTAATGGCTGGCCCGATGCCGGCTTCACCTTTACGACGGCAGAGGATCTCGCCCGTCTGGCGAAAGCCATCCTTACCCGGCATCCCGCGAAATTCCGCCGATATTTCGGCCATCGCGGCATGGAATTCAACGGCATCGCGCAGGACAATCACGATCCGATCAGCGGCATCGTCGATGGCGCCGACGGTTTCAAGACAGGCTTCACCAACCAGGCCGGATACGGATTTCTCGGCACTGCGGAGAGGGGAGGCAGGCGGCTGGTCATGGTCGTTGCCGGAGCCGACCGGAGCGGCATCAGGGACCGTGCCGCGCGCGACCTCCTCGAATGGGGGTTCGACGCCTTCGAAAGTCGCCGCCTGCTGGGGCAGGGCAGCAGCGTCGGCACGGCGCGCATACAGGACGGCGAAGAGAAGGATGTCGGCCTCGCGACGCAAGGGCCGGTCCGCATCGCCGTTCCTGCGGGCAGCGACGCCGATGTTTCGCTATCCGTCGTCTATCGCGGCCCTGTACCGGCCCCTGTCACGGAAGGGGAAGAGATCGCGAAATTGCGGATCGACGTAGAGGGCTTGCAGCCTGCCTATGTCCCGCTCGTCGCCACCCGATCGGTAGCGCAGGCTGGCTTCCTGTCGCGCATTTCAAACGCGTTTGCCGGATTGCTCTCGTGA
- the tmk gene encoding dTMP kinase, giving the protein MKRGKFIALEGGEGTGKSTQSRLLVDALSAQGISAEATREPGGTEGAEAIRSLLLSPPGDGWGPRAEALLFAAARADHVEKRIRPALTEGRWIVCDRFVDSSRAYQGGAGELGDGAITELHAFGSEGLRPDLTLVIDVPAELREQRLALRDAGGSDAIGGRTSDYHAAVRESFVTNAASDSSSIVIDGEGTPGDVHDRIMAAVRPLMVNE; this is encoded by the coding sequence GTGAAGCGAGGCAAGTTCATCGCGCTGGAAGGCGGGGAGGGGACCGGCAAATCGACCCAGTCGCGTTTGCTGGTCGATGCCTTGTCGGCGCAGGGTATAAGTGCAGAGGCCACGCGCGAACCGGGCGGAACCGAAGGGGCGGAAGCCATTCGCTCGCTCCTGCTGAGCCCTCCGGGAGATGGATGGGGCCCGCGTGCGGAAGCCCTGCTGTTCGCGGCAGCAAGAGCGGATCATGTCGAAAAACGTATTCGGCCCGCTCTTACCGAAGGCCGGTGGATCGTTTGCGACCGCTTCGTCGATTCGAGCCGCGCCTATCAGGGCGGAGCGGGAGAACTCGGCGACGGGGCAATTACAGAACTTCATGCCTTTGGCTCGGAAGGCCTCCGCCCCGACCTGACATTGGTAATCGACGTCCCTGCCGAGCTGCGGGAGCAAAGGCTCGCACTCAGGGATGCAGGCGGGAGCGACGCAATCGGTGGCCGGACAAGTGACTATCACGCCGCCGTGCGCGAAAGCTTCGTGACGAATGCCGCATCCGATTCTTCCAGCATCGTGATAGACGGCGAGGGAACGCCGGGCGATGTGCATGACAGGATCATGGCGGCTGTCCGTCCACTGATGGTGAACGAATGA
- a CDS encoding DNA polymerase III subunit delta' gives MTDVRSTPAWTEWRAAREGARMHHGWILAGRAGLGKRAFAMEAARDLVGATGEGDHPDILVLDHPPKDDKEARKKADGKPYERARNIKVDQIRAMQRMLTTRATLGDNRVVIIDPADDMEASASNALLKSLEEPPAGTTMILVAHRPARLLPTIRSRCRLLRFGPLDDDAIRTAVANASPETSVDLRDAAVRAAGGSPGMAMAYIEHDMGKVDRLLREIVTQGDADFTLRGALSAAIGARPDKDRQRVLFDLARAILTDRMAQTDREALSGLADAHADLVELAAQAPIYNFDANFLVMEIGSLLASVAGNRSGANV, from the coding sequence ATGACGGATGTTCGCTCCACCCCTGCCTGGACCGAATGGCGCGCCGCGCGCGAAGGGGCGCGCATGCATCACGGCTGGATCCTGGCCGGGCGCGCAGGGCTGGGCAAGCGAGCGTTTGCGATGGAAGCGGCGCGCGATCTTGTAGGGGCGACGGGCGAGGGCGACCATCCCGATATCCTCGTGCTCGATCATCCGCCCAAGGACGACAAGGAAGCGCGCAAGAAAGCCGATGGGAAACCCTATGAGCGGGCGCGCAATATCAAGGTAGACCAGATCCGCGCCATGCAGCGCATGCTGACCACGCGCGCAACGCTGGGTGACAACCGCGTCGTCATCATCGATCCGGCGGACGATATGGAGGCCAGCGCTTCCAACGCCTTGCTGAAAAGCCTGGAAGAACCGCCTGCGGGGACGACCATGATCCTGGTCGCGCACCGGCCTGCGCGACTGCTTCCGACCATTCGTTCGCGCTGCCGGCTGCTCCGCTTCGGACCGCTGGATGATGACGCGATCCGCACTGCAGTCGCGAACGCATCGCCCGAAACATCGGTCGACCTGCGCGATGCTGCTGTGCGCGCGGCTGGTGGTTCGCCGGGCATGGCGATGGCTTATATCGAGCATGACATGGGCAAGGTCGACAGGCTGCTTAGGGAAATCGTCACGCAGGGTGATGCGGATTTCACACTGCGGGGCGCCCTGTCCGCTGCCATCGGAGCGCGGCCTGACAAGGACCGGCAACGTGTCCTGTTCGATCTCGCCCGGGCCATACTGACCGACCGGATGGCGCAGACCGACCGGGAAGCCCTGTCCGGACTGGCCGACGCCCATGCCGACCTGGTGGAGCTTGCCGCGCAGGCGCCGATCTACAATTTCGATGCGAATTTCCTCGTTATGGAGATAGGCAGCTTGCTCGCATCCGTCGCTGGCAATAGGAGCGGCGCCAATGTCTGA
- the metG gene encoding methionine--tRNA ligase, whose product MSDPYYITTAIHYPNGKPHIGHAYETIAADVLARFHRLRGREVRFQTGTDEHGLKMAQKARELGVTPRALADEMSGAFRDLFDRLGITYDRFIRTTDEDHHRASQAIWQAMAAKGDIYLDRYEGWYSIRDEAYYDESELTEGEGGEKLSPQGTPVEWTEEETWFFRLSRYQDQLLDLLKSPGFLEPESRRNEMVSFVEGGLRDLSISRTSFDWGVRVPDSENHVMYVWVDALTNYLTGLGYPDKTDNYNKFWPANLHLIGKDIVRFHTVYWPAFLMSADLPVPQKVFGHGFLLNRGQKESKSLGNVTDPGELADNFGVDNLRYFLLREIAFGQDGSYSPEAIVTRCNAELANSFGNLAQRTLSMINKNMDGKIEAFQNAPEDDALLSTVREATRRGLPDQFEKLAFSAGIEEWIKAVYACNQYVDEQAPWGLKKTDPERMKAVLQTLFLAIRDLAIAIQPVVPEKAAAVLDQLGIAENQRAYADLEDAGWFDALVETGFTVDKPTPVFPRLDMPEGAPV is encoded by the coding sequence ATGTCTGATCCCTATTACATCACCACCGCAATCCACTATCCCAACGGCAAACCGCATATCGGCCATGCCTACGAGACGATTGCAGCCGACGTGCTGGCGCGGTTCCACCGCCTGCGGGGGCGAGAGGTCCGTTTCCAGACCGGAACGGACGAGCACGGGCTGAAAATGGCACAAAAGGCGCGCGAGCTCGGCGTGACGCCGCGTGCACTGGCCGACGAGATGAGCGGCGCGTTCCGCGACCTGTTCGACCGGCTGGGCATCACCTATGACCGTTTCATCCGGACGACGGATGAAGACCACCACCGGGCAAGCCAGGCGATCTGGCAGGCCATGGCAGCCAAGGGCGACATCTATCTCGATCGCTATGAAGGCTGGTACTCCATCCGCGACGAGGCCTATTACGACGAAAGCGAGCTCACCGAGGGAGAGGGAGGCGAAAAGCTGTCGCCGCAGGGCACGCCTGTCGAGTGGACGGAGGAGGAGACATGGTTTTTCCGCCTGTCCCGATATCAGGATCAGCTGCTAGACCTGCTGAAATCGCCAGGCTTCCTTGAGCCGGAAAGCCGCCGGAACGAGATGGTTTCCTTCGTCGAAGGGGGATTGCGCGATCTGTCGATCAGCCGGACCAGTTTCGACTGGGGAGTCAGGGTTCCGGATAGCGAGAACCACGTCATGTATGTCTGGGTCGATGCCCTGACGAACTATCTGACCGGGCTGGGTTATCCCGATAAAACAGACAATTACAACAAGTTCTGGCCAGCGAACCTGCACCTTATCGGCAAGGATATCGTGCGCTTTCATACGGTCTACTGGCCGGCATTTCTCATGAGCGCCGACCTTCCCGTGCCGCAAAAAGTGTTCGGGCACGGTTTCCTGCTCAATCGGGGCCAGAAGGAGAGCAAGTCGCTCGGCAATGTAACCGATCCGGGCGAACTGGCGGATAATTTCGGCGTCGACAATCTACGCTATTTCCTGCTGCGGGAAATTGCATTCGGGCAGGACGGAAGCTATTCGCCGGAGGCCATCGTGACGCGCTGCAACGCGGAATTGGCGAACAGTTTCGGCAATCTGGCGCAGCGCACATTGTCCATGATTAACAAGAACATGGACGGCAAGATTGAAGCTTTCCAGAACGCGCCGGAAGACGATGCGCTGCTGTCGACCGTCCGGGAAGCGACCCGCCGAGGGCTTCCCGACCAATTCGAGAAACTGGCGTTCTCTGCCGGTATCGAGGAGTGGATCAAGGCCGTCTATGCCTGCAACCAGTATGTCGACGAACAGGCGCCATGGGGTCTCAAGAAAACCGACCCCGAGCGGATGAAGGCTGTTCTCCAGACGCTTTTCCTCGCAATCCGCGACCTGGCGATCGCAATCCAGCCCGTCGTGCCTGAAAAAGCTGCCGCGGTTCTCGACCAGCTAGGCATTGCGGAAAACCAGCGGGCCTATGCCGACCTCGAGGACGCCGGCTGGTTCGATGCGCTGGTCGAAACCGGTTTTACCGTCGATAAGCCGACACCGGTATTCCCCCGTCTGGACATGCCGGAAGGAGCCCCTGTCTGA
- a CDS encoding TatD family hydrolase produces MLIDSHCHLEYEGLVEDQDDVLERARAAGVGGFLNISTRQSEWDRVVGTAQREHDVWASVGIHPHEADAHEDLGRDVLLKATEAEKVVGIGETGLDYYYDKSDRAVQQDLFRMHIDVARDTDLPLIIHTRDAEDDTARILAEEKEKGDFPALIHCFTASAEFGEKVLAMGLSISISGIVTFKNAKDLQAVAAEVPRDRLLVETDSPFLAPVPHRGKPCEPAFVRNTAQFIADLRGEALEELASYTTRNFHALFSRTTNGGAAA; encoded by the coding sequence ATGCTGATCGACAGCCACTGCCACCTCGAATACGAAGGGCTCGTCGAAGATCAGGACGACGTTCTCGAGCGCGCAAGGGCCGCCGGGGTGGGGGGCTTCCTCAACATTTCGACCAGGCAGAGCGAGTGGGACCGCGTGGTCGGCACTGCGCAGCGCGAACACGATGTTTGGGCCAGCGTGGGCATCCACCCGCACGAGGCTGATGCACATGAGGATCTGGGCCGCGATGTCCTGCTCAAGGCCACCGAGGCCGAGAAGGTCGTAGGGATCGGGGAAACCGGTCTCGATTATTATTACGACAAGTCGGACAGAGCGGTTCAGCAGGACCTGTTCCGGATGCATATCGATGTTGCGCGGGATACCGATTTACCTCTCATTATCCATACCCGTGACGCGGAAGACGATACCGCCCGGATCCTGGCGGAAGAGAAGGAGAAGGGCGATTTTCCCGCCTTGATCCATTGCTTCACAGCCTCCGCCGAGTTCGGCGAGAAAGTGCTGGCAATGGGCCTTTCGATTTCGATCTCGGGGATCGTGACCTTCAAGAATGCCAAGGATTTGCAGGCGGTTGCTGCCGAGGTACCTCGGGACCGACTGCTGGTCGAAACAGACAGCCCGTTCCTCGCTCCCGTTCCGCATCGCGGCAAACCGTGCGAGCCGGCCTTCGTGCGCAACACCGCGCAGTTCATCGCCGACCTGCGCGGTGAGGCGCTGGAGGAGCTTGCGAGCTATACCACCCGTAATTTCCATGCGCTCTTCAGCCGCACGACGAATGGCGGGGCTGCCGCATGA
- a CDS encoding MBL fold metallo-hydrolase, with amino-acid sequence MKLIMLGSGTSSGIPRVGNDWGACDPSEPRNRRSRVSIIVEGPAGERLLVDTSPDLRQQLLDNAIGKIDAVFWTHDHADHCHGIDDLRGFRYARSNPLPGFATEETGRRLKARFDYIFEGQFGYPTVVDFQPLDRLRMFAGFGIEWCKMPHGPAKSTAFKFERDGKSIGYATDFSEITNEMVRVLKGVDILVSDCLRRSPHPTHAHLDMALELGARCKAKRIVLTHLDKSMDYRTLCGEVPKHVTVGYDGLEMMA; translated from the coding sequence ATGAAGCTGATCATGCTGGGATCCGGCACGTCGTCCGGAATTCCGCGGGTCGGCAATGATTGGGGCGCATGCGACCCGTCCGAACCCAGGAACCGCCGCAGTCGCGTCTCGATCATCGTTGAAGGACCGGCCGGCGAAAGACTGCTGGTCGATACGTCGCCGGACCTGCGACAGCAATTGCTGGACAACGCGATTGGCAAGATCGACGCCGTGTTCTGGACGCACGATCACGCCGATCATTGCCACGGAATCGATGACTTGCGCGGGTTTCGTTATGCCCGTTCGAACCCTTTGCCCGGCTTCGCTACAGAGGAAACCGGCCGGCGCCTGAAAGCCCGTTTCGATTACATCTTCGAGGGTCAGTTCGGGTATCCGACGGTGGTGGATTTCCAGCCCCTCGACCGCCTGCGAATGTTTGCGGGCTTCGGCATCGAATGGTGCAAGATGCCGCATGGCCCGGCGAAAAGCACAGCCTTCAAGTTCGAACGAGACGGTAAATCAATCGGTTACGCGACCGACTTCAGCGAGATTACGAACGAGATGGTGCGCGTATTGAAGGGTGTCGATATCCTGGTCAGCGACTGCCTGAGGCGTTCTCCGCATCCGACACACGCGCATCTCGACATGGCGCTGGAACTCGGGGCCCGGTGCAAGGCTAAGCGGATCGTGCTGACCCATCTGGACAAGAGTATGGATTACCGGACGTTGTGCGGCGAAGTGCCGAAGCACGTCACGGTCGGGTATGATGGTCTGGAGATGATGGCATGA